A genome region from Syntrophorhabdaceae bacterium includes the following:
- a CDS encoding HAD-IB family phosphatase, translating into MAIKIVFLDCDGTLTTVKSSWEYLHRRLKLWTDNADEYQALFRQGAIDYHEFCRRDALLWRGLPVANVESVIHEIPYQRGAAELVGRLRDSGIITVVVSTGLSILVEKVRRELSIDFSFSNDLLSRDGCLSGEIRVNVDYDLKGPIVRRTLQRCGLSYEEASAVGDGEGDRGMFEEVCLPIAFNTNGDSLNFPGRTVYIEDLCAAKSFLGVA; encoded by the coding sequence ATGGCCATCAAAATAGTCTTTCTCGATTGCGACGGCACACTCACAACCGTCAAGAGCAGCTGGGAATACCTTCATCGGCGCCTTAAGTTGTGGACGGACAATGCGGACGAATACCAGGCGCTCTTCAGGCAGGGTGCAATCGATTACCACGAGTTCTGCAGGAGGGACGCCCTCCTGTGGAGGGGCCTTCCCGTTGCGAACGTGGAATCCGTCATTCACGAGATACCCTATCAGCGCGGTGCGGCGGAGCTTGTCGGGCGCCTCAGGGATTCCGGCATTATCACGGTCGTGGTCTCCACGGGGCTTTCCATCCTGGTCGAGAAGGTTAGAAGGGAGCTTTCCATCGATTTTTCCTTCTCCAACGACCTTCTTTCCCGGGACGGCTGTCTGTCGGGGGAAATACGCGTAAATGTCGACTACGACCTTAAGGGCCCCATTGTTCGCCGGACGCTCCAACGCTGCGGCCTGTCCTATGAGGAGGCTTCCGCGGTAGGCGACGGTGAAGGCGACAGGGGCATGTTCGAAGAGGTCTGCCTGCCCATCGCTTTCAACACCAACGGGGACTCCTTGAATTTCCCCGGGCGCACCGTATATATTGAAGATCTTTGTGCAGCAAAATCCTTCCTGGGGGTTGCCTGA
- a CDS encoding C40 family peptidase, producing the protein MKRFVGRSAALLCLSLLLLIPSCAPKKVQILDMPEGARGDVVQVALAQQGKKYRSGNKGPDYFDCSGLVYFSYRQAGISVPLTAEAQGRYGAEISRGDVQPGDLVLFKIKRDDHIGIMINNADFVHASKSRGIAIDSLESAYWRRYLVGFRKLL; encoded by the coding sequence ATGAAAAGGTTTGTCGGACGGTCCGCCGCGCTTCTGTGTCTCTCCCTTCTGTTGCTTATCCCCTCGTGCGCGCCAAAGAAGGTGCAGATCCTGGACATGCCCGAGGGTGCCCGCGGCGACGTGGTGCAGGTCGCCCTCGCCCAGCAGGGCAAGAAGTACCGCAGCGGCAACAAGGGGCCTGATTATTTCGACTGCAGCGGCCTCGTTTATTTCAGCTACAGGCAGGCAGGCATTTCCGTCCCGCTCACCGCTGAGGCCCAGGGACGCTACGGCGCCGAGATATCGCGCGGCGATGTCCAGCCGGGGGATCTCGTTCTTTTCAAGATCAAGCGCGATGACCACATCGGCATCATGATCAACAACGCTGACTTTGTCCACGCCTCCAAATCGAGGGGCATTGCCATTGATTCGCTGGAGTCCGCCTACTGGCGCAGGTACCTGGTGGGGTTCAGAAAGTTGCTGTAG